The Pontibacter pudoricolor genome contains a region encoding:
- the rpsT gene encoding 30S ribosomal protein S20, giving the protein MANHKSALKRIRANNAKRLRNRYQAKTTRTFIKKLKNTTEHAEAQELYKTVSSMIDRLAKKNIIHKNKAAHNKSKLAKFVNTLAA; this is encoded by the coding sequence ATGGCTAACCATAAGTCGGCATTAAAGAGAATCAGAGCGAATAACGCTAAACGTCTTCGTAACAGATATCAGGCGAAAACTACTCGTACTTTTATCAAGAAATTGAAAAACACGACTGAGCATGCCGAGGCACAAGAGCTGTACAAAACAGTTTCTTCAATGATTGACCGTCTTGCTAAGAAAAACATCATCCACAAAAACAAAGCAGCTCACAACAAGTCTAAACTGGCTAAGTTTGTGAATACACTGGCAGCTTAA